The stretch of DNA TACAACTGACAATGGAACTGAATTTGCTTGCTATGAAATGATAGGCAAAAGCCTTGGTGTCCCCATCTATTTTATAAAGAATGTCAATTTTTTCCTCATTCCAAATATTATCCTTACCTTTGTCTTAAGATTATTGACATAAAACCTATGGTATTACTTGTCAATCCTAAATTATTATTTATATCGTAAATATTGCTATGATAAAAAGATTTATGCTGCTCGTTGCAGCAATGGTAGTGAGCATCGGTGCATTTGCGCAGTTTCAGGAGGGTAAGGGCTACTTAGGTGCTTCCCTGACAGGACTCGACTTGCACTATAATGGTCAGGACGGCATGAATATTGGTGTGCAGGCTAAGGCGGGTTACTTCCCTTGGGATAACCTCATGGTACTTGCTACATTCGATGCGGCACACAATGGCTCTGAGGCTGTTGCCGACCATATCAGCGTAGGTGTTGGTGGACGTTATTATATCACACAGAACGGACTCTACTTGGGTGCGGGTGTGAAGCTTCTCCATGCCAACCATAATTATAACGACCTGATGCCGGGTGTTGAGGTGGGTTATGCCTTCTTCATCAACCGTTC from Prevotella scopos JCM 17725 encodes:
- a CDS encoding outer membrane beta-barrel protein; this encodes MLLVAAMVVSIGAFAQFQEGKGYLGASLTGLDLHYNGQDGMNIGVQAKAGYFPWDNLMVLATFDAAHNGSEAVADHISVGVGGRYYITQNGLYLGAGVKLLHANHNYNDLMPGVEVGYAFFINRSVTIEPALYYDQSFKTHNYSTVGLKVGLGIYLFDD